The Chrysiogenia bacterium genome has a segment encoding these proteins:
- a CDS encoding ABC transporter ATP-binding protein, producing the protein MSSKLKEARDVESLQGGELFRHFLDKYRWKYARGFVSLLIVDLLDLATPLLTAAAIDLVTAHMVITPLAHEGLFPFQWTGLDPEAQNRLELIAGAYLAAFVIMGAFRYVWRMAFIATSYETDRDIKTSFFSKLLKLSPRFFGRSPTGDLMSRATNDHEAVRMALGPGTLISLDAIFYLLTVPPLMLYLNWKLTLMVFIPLPIIPIVIVKMGKVLEQRMRRVQEGFSAVSSVVQEAFSGIRVVKGYVRERAEEKKFETVNDEYVDANLHLAKAQVLMEPIMHYSVNVGLMLLVIAGGGQVLSGALSVGMWVAMQRYISRLSWPMVAIGWTITLRQRGKASAKRILEVINEAPDVIDEGDPAAEPPIARGELLPAEGEIRFDEKSYEPLAGSIEVRDLHFAYDGAGEALNGVSFNVAPGETIALVGKIGSGKSTLVKLLAHLYPVGRGQIRIGGHDINDIPLKQLRESIGFVPQEPFLFSETIARNIAMGAIDDGSGSYRLAEGEAPPEWVRQAARDADLSGEIDRLPHGYDTMLGERGINLSGGQKQRLTLARALVRQPPVVIFDDTLSAVDARTEEAILEHLLSYAQRRTAILISHRFTATQRADRILVLDGGKLVEEGRHDELLAQGGIYAELYHRQQLEAALEAEALEAEVRA; encoded by the coding sequence GTGAGCAGCAAACTCAAAGAAGCACGGGACGTGGAGTCCCTGCAGGGGGGCGAACTCTTTCGCCACTTCCTGGACAAATACCGCTGGAAGTACGCCCGCGGTTTCGTGAGTCTGCTGATCGTCGACCTGCTCGACCTGGCCACGCCGCTGCTCACTGCTGCAGCCATCGACCTGGTTACCGCTCACATGGTGATTACCCCGCTCGCTCACGAGGGGCTCTTCCCCTTCCAGTGGACGGGACTTGACCCGGAGGCCCAGAACCGGCTCGAGCTCATCGCGGGGGCCTACCTGGCGGCCTTCGTCATCATGGGAGCCTTCCGCTACGTCTGGCGCATGGCGTTCATCGCCACCAGTTACGAGACCGACCGCGACATCAAGACATCCTTCTTCTCGAAGCTGCTCAAACTCTCGCCGCGTTTTTTCGGACGCTCTCCCACGGGCGACCTGATGAGCCGCGCGACCAACGACCACGAAGCGGTGCGCATGGCGCTGGGCCCGGGCACGCTCATCTCGCTCGACGCGATCTTTTACCTGCTCACCGTCCCGCCGCTGATGCTCTACCTCAACTGGAAGCTCACCCTGATGGTGTTCATCCCCTTGCCGATCATTCCCATCGTCATCGTGAAAATGGGCAAGGTTCTCGAGCAGCGTATGCGCCGCGTGCAGGAAGGATTCTCCGCTGTATCGAGCGTGGTGCAGGAAGCCTTCTCGGGCATTCGCGTGGTGAAGGGTTACGTGCGCGAGCGCGCCGAAGAAAAGAAATTTGAGACCGTCAACGACGAGTACGTCGATGCGAACCTCCACCTGGCCAAGGCCCAGGTGCTGATGGAACCCATCATGCACTACTCGGTCAACGTGGGCCTGATGCTGCTGGTCATTGCCGGCGGCGGCCAGGTTTTGAGCGGCGCACTCAGTGTGGGCATGTGGGTTGCGATGCAGCGCTACATCTCCCGCCTGTCGTGGCCCATGGTCGCCATCGGCTGGACCATCACGCTGCGCCAGCGCGGCAAGGCCAGCGCCAAGCGCATCCTGGAAGTCATCAACGAGGCCCCCGACGTCATCGACGAGGGTGACCCGGCGGCCGAGCCCCCCATCGCCCGCGGCGAGCTGTTGCCGGCCGAGGGGGAAATCCGCTTCGACGAGAAATCCTACGAGCCCCTTGCCGGCAGCATCGAGGTGCGCGACCTGCACTTCGCATACGACGGCGCGGGCGAGGCCTTGAACGGCGTCAGCTTCAACGTGGCCCCCGGCGAGACCATCGCGCTGGTGGGCAAGATCGGCTCGGGCAAGTCGACACTGGTGAAGCTGCTCGCCCATCTGTATCCGGTCGGACGCGGGCAGATCCGCATCGGCGGCCACGACATCAATGACATCCCGCTCAAGCAGCTTCGCGAGTCCATCGGCTTCGTCCCACAGGAGCCGTTCCTTTTCTCTGAGACCATCGCCCGCAACATCGCCATGGGCGCCATCGATGACGGAAGCGGCAGCTATCGTCTGGCCGAGGGAGAGGCCCCGCCCGAGTGGGTGCGGCAGGCCGCCAGGGACGCCGATCTCTCCGGCGAGATCGACCGCCTGCCCCACGGCTACGACACCATGCTCGGCGAGCGCGGGATCAATCTCTCGGGCGGGCAGAAGCAGCGCCTGACACTGGCGCGGGCGCTGGTGCGCCAGCCGCCCGTTGTCATCTTCGACGACACCCTCTCGGCCGTGGACGCGCGCACCGAGGAAGCGATCCTCGAACACCTGCTCTCCTACGCACAAAGGCGCACGGCCATTCTGATTTCGCACCGTTTCACCGCCACCCAGCGGGCCGATCGGATTCTGGTGCTCGATGGCGGCAAACTCGTCGAGGAAGGCCGGCACGATGAGCTGCTCGCCCAGGGCGGCATTTACGCCGAGCTCTACCACCGCCAGCAGCTCGAAGCAGCGCTGGAGGCCGAGGCCCTGGAAGCGGAGGTGCGCGCGTGA
- a CDS encoding 4Fe-4S dicluster domain-containing protein encodes MLRNLAFEWGKRIPGVLPVLQKMRSIPLLGRMMPIERGIVTIDYPYQRAKLPANYRTFHRLMSHTDGSVRCTACMLCATNCPSQCIHIVAEETEEEVEKKPLRYDIDIMRCVFCGYCVEACPCDAIRMDSGIIDEAYYDRRVHDIKLLMSRGEKVYHDYDSTFGYGPHGKN; translated from the coding sequence ATGCTCCGAAACCTGGCCTTCGAGTGGGGCAAGCGCATTCCCGGCGTGCTGCCGGTGCTCCAGAAAATGCGCTCGATCCCGCTGCTCGGACGCATGATGCCCATCGAGCGCGGCATCGTGACCATCGACTATCCCTACCAGCGCGCCAAGCTGCCGGCCAACTACCGCACCTTCCACCGCCTGATGTCACACACCGACGGCTCGGTGCGCTGCACCGCCTGCATGCTCTGCGCGACGAACTGCCCCTCGCAGTGCATCCACATCGTCGCCGAAGAGACCGAGGAAGAGGTCGAGAAGAAGCCGCTGCGCTACGACATCGACATCATGCGCTGCGTCTTCTGCGGCTACTGCGTGGAGGCCTGCCCGTGCGATGCCATCCGCATGGACTCGGGCATCATCGACGAGGCCTACTACGACCGCCGCGTCCACGACATCAAGCTGCTCATGAGCCGCGGCGAAAAGGTCTACCACGACTACGACAGCACCTTCGGCTACGGTCCCCACGGCAAGAACTAG
- a CDS encoding ABC transporter ATP-binding protein, whose translation MSEESQFYAEDLVRFGSADAQMLRRLLVFLKPYWKMVVVATVLLLANTGLVLAIPMVLRNFVDNVLTPMDGERLYRYGLIIFVLVTAYATVSATQGYLFTWIGQRVMFDIRRDLFAHVQRLPIRYYDKNPVGRLVTRVTNDIASLNELFAGGFVQLINDTFLIGGIIVAMFVLDSHLAAWVCLVFPPLFFLIGMVSRWIRVVLREAKRLIARINAFLNENITGMAVTQLFSREADRNAEFRAVVDQYTDTQVSLIRTQSYFLPISTSFAGLMGAAILWIGGQSALAGITTVGTITAFLYYAQQIYFPIRTFTDKFNILLLAMASAERIFTLMDERPELNDDELLAGHDKDLLQHKPLGGSITFDHVSFGYNVDAQALKDVSFDIEPGQSVAVVGATGSGKTTLINLLVRYYPLEEGRILLDGNPINELPAQEIRRCVGVVPQDVFLFSGSVLDNLFMPESMSEEERRANARRIFEELGCEEFLDKLPQGLDTPITERGGNLSAGERQLIAFARLLCYDPEVVVLDEATANIDASTERLIQRATARLIRGRTSIIIAHRLSTILGVNRIMVLHHGHLIEQGNHESLLAEGGVYAKLYELQFSGQNGNGASATPA comes from the coding sequence GTGAGCGAAGAATCGCAGTTCTACGCCGAGGACCTCGTCCGCTTCGGCAGCGCCGACGCCCAGATGCTGCGGCGGCTGCTCGTGTTCCTGAAGCCGTACTGGAAGATGGTGGTCGTCGCCACTGTGCTGCTGCTGGCCAACACGGGTCTCGTACTCGCCATCCCGATGGTGCTGCGCAACTTTGTCGACAATGTTCTTACGCCCATGGACGGCGAGCGGCTCTATCGGTACGGCCTGATCATCTTCGTGCTGGTCACCGCCTACGCTACCGTCAGCGCGACGCAGGGCTACCTGTTCACCTGGATCGGCCAGCGCGTGATGTTCGACATCCGGCGTGACCTGTTCGCCCACGTGCAGCGCCTTCCGATTCGCTACTACGACAAGAACCCGGTGGGGCGCCTCGTTACCCGCGTGACCAACGACATCGCCTCGCTCAACGAGCTCTTTGCCGGCGGCTTCGTCCAGCTCATCAACGACACCTTCCTGATCGGCGGCATCATCGTGGCGATGTTCGTGCTCGATTCGCATCTGGCCGCGTGGGTGTGCCTGGTGTTTCCGCCGCTGTTCTTCCTGATCGGCATGGTCTCGCGCTGGATCCGCGTCGTGCTGCGCGAGGCCAAGCGGCTGATCGCGCGCATCAATGCGTTTCTCAACGAAAACATCACCGGCATGGCAGTCACGCAGCTCTTCTCGCGCGAAGCCGATCGCAACGCCGAGTTCCGCGCCGTGGTCGATCAGTACACCGACACGCAGGTCTCACTGATCCGCACGCAGAGCTATTTCCTGCCCATTTCCACGTCCTTCGCGGGCCTCATGGGCGCGGCGATCCTGTGGATCGGCGGGCAGTCGGCACTGGCAGGCATCACCACGGTGGGAACGATCACCGCGTTCCTCTATTACGCTCAGCAAATCTACTTCCCCATCCGCACCTTTACCGACAAGTTCAATATCCTGCTGCTGGCGATGGCGTCGGCCGAGCGCATCTTCACACTCATGGACGAGCGCCCCGAGCTCAACGACGACGAGCTGCTCGCCGGTCACGACAAGGACCTGTTGCAGCACAAGCCACTGGGCGGGTCGATTACATTCGATCACGTGAGCTTCGGCTACAACGTGGACGCGCAGGCCCTGAAGGACGTCTCCTTCGATATCGAGCCCGGACAGAGCGTGGCGGTCGTCGGCGCGACGGGCTCGGGAAAGACGACGCTCATTAACCTGCTGGTGCGCTACTACCCCCTGGAAGAGGGGCGCATCCTGCTCGACGGGAACCCGATCAACGAGCTGCCCGCGCAGGAGATCCGCCGCTGTGTGGGCGTCGTCCCCCAGGACGTGTTCCTCTTCTCGGGCAGCGTGCTCGATAACCTCTTCATGCCCGAGTCCATGAGCGAGGAAGAGCGCCGCGCCAACGCGCGCCGGATCTTCGAGGAGCTGGGCTGCGAGGAGTTTCTCGACAAGCTCCCCCAGGGACTCGACACCCCGATCACCGAGCGCGGCGGCAATCTCTCGGCCGGCGAGCGACAGCTCATCGCCTTTGCCCGCCTGCTCTGTTACGACCCGGAGGTCGTCGTCCTCGACGAGGCCACCGCCAACATCGACGCCTCGACCGAGCGGCTCATCCAGCGCGCCACCGCTCGGCTCATCCGCGGCCGGACCTCGATCATCATCGCCCACCGGCTCTCCACCATCCTGGGCGTGAACCGCATCATGGTTCTCCACCACGGTCACCTGATCGAGCAGGGAAATCACGAGAGCCTGCTCGCCGAAGGCGGCGTCTACGCCAAGCTCTACGAGCTCCAGTTCAGCGGTCAGAACGGCAACGGCGCGAGTGCGACGCCGGCATAG